Part of the Cohnella candidum genome, TCAGCCGGTCCAGCCCGGCTCCTTGCTGCTCCTTGGCCGAATAAGCCGTTAGGCTGCCGATGCCCATTCTCGTCGCCAGATCGGGATGGGCGCGAATCAACGCCAGTACTTTCTCCTCCGGCGCGTTCAGCACGATCGACATCATGCGGGCATGCAGCTCGCCGGCCGACGCGAACGGCCGGCGAGCCCAAGCCTGCTCCGCGACCCATGGCGAGTGCTCGAACACGGCTCCGAACCGCTCGACGAACGTTTCCCGGCTCAT contains:
- the uraD gene encoding 2-oxo-4-hydroxy-4-carboxy-5-ureidoimidazoline decarboxylase — encoded protein: MSVTMAEINGMSRETFVERFGAVFEHSPWVAEQAWARRPFASAGELHARMMSIVLNAPEEKVLALIRAHPDLATRMGIGSLTAYSAKEQQGAGLDRLTPEEFGTFSSLNAAYMERFGFPFIFAVRGRGKDDILAAMRERVGHSAEEERKEALEQIGRIAAFRLADLIAE